A single window of Pirellulales bacterium DNA harbors:
- a CDS encoding NUDIX hydrolase — translation MRPEPELLLETRRFRVVRHAQPLADGTIHHREAVVHPGAVVIVGLIEPRQVVLIRNYRIAVDEELLELPAGTIDPGEDPLETARRELAEETGYRADAFRRLTDFWVSPGILSERMHLFLATGLRPGPAAPEKGEQIRPLVADWDEALAMIDQQKIRDAKTLAGLLYYDRLLRLGSGAS, via the coding sequence ATGCGGCCTGAACCCGAGTTGTTGCTGGAGACGCGGCGATTTCGCGTCGTGCGGCATGCGCAGCCGCTGGCCGACGGAACGATCCACCATCGCGAAGCGGTCGTGCATCCGGGGGCGGTGGTGATCGTCGGTCTGATCGAGCCGCGGCAGGTTGTGCTGATTCGCAACTATCGAATCGCGGTGGATGAAGAATTGCTCGAATTGCCGGCCGGCACGATCGATCCCGGTGAGGACCCGCTCGAAACGGCCCGCCGCGAATTGGCGGAAGAGACCGGCTATCGGGCGGACGCGTTCCGCCGCCTGACCGATTTCTGGGTTTCGCCCGGAATTCTCAGCGAGCGGATGCATCTGTTTCTGGCGACCGGCTTAAGGCCTGGCCCGGCAGCCCCGGAAAAAGGGGAGCAGATCCGGCCGCTCGTGGCCGATTGGGACGAAGCCCTGGCAATGATCGACCAACAGAAAATCCGCGACGCCAAAACACTCGCCGGACTGCTCTATTACGACCGGCTGCTACGGCTCGGTTCAGGCGCAAGTTAG